In the genome of Bacteroidales bacterium, one region contains:
- a CDS encoding homogentisate 1,2-dioxygenase, translating to MPHYYKLGQVPPKRHIQFRKPDGGLYSEQLLSTEGFSDAYSLTYHVHPPTLVLSVEDPIKSEPEVVLDKNMQHRSFQGFSVPPKDDYLESRVPLMVNNDIYISVAAPRKSMDSYFYRNSSADELIFIHEGSGLLKTMYGSLRFSYGDHLVIPRGTTYSIEFDNESNRLLILESFSPLRFPKRYENKYGQLLEHAPFCERDLRKPENLETHDQLGDYKVLIRKEGLIYPYHFASHPFDVIGWDGFHYPYAFSIHDFEPITGRIHQPPPVHQTFEGHNFVLCAFVPRLYDYHPGSIPVPYNHSNVDSDEVLYYVDGEFMSRKHVKRGQFTLHPIGIVHGPHPGTVERSLGAKETRELAVMIDTFKPLKITKQALEIEDREYYKSWLE from the coding sequence ATGCCACATTATTATAAGTTAGGCCAGGTTCCCCCTAAAAGACATATTCAATTCCGTAAACCTGACGGAGGTCTTTATTCAGAACAATTACTTTCAACTGAAGGCTTTTCTGATGCCTATTCCCTTACTTATCATGTTCACCCTCCAACACTGGTGCTTTCAGTTGAGGATCCTATAAAATCGGAACCGGAAGTTGTACTGGATAAAAATATGCAACACAGGAGTTTCCAGGGGTTCTCAGTACCACCAAAGGATGATTACCTGGAGAGCAGGGTTCCTTTAATGGTAAATAATGATATCTACATTTCGGTAGCAGCTCCCCGTAAATCGATGGATTCCTATTTTTACCGCAATTCTTCGGCTGATGAACTGATATTTATCCATGAAGGCAGTGGCCTCTTGAAAACCATGTATGGAAGCTTGCGATTTTCATATGGGGATCATCTTGTTATTCCCCGAGGTACCACCTATTCCATTGAATTTGATAATGAATCCAACAGGTTACTGATTCTTGAATCATTCAGTCCTCTCAGGTTCCCAAAGCGATATGAGAACAAGTACGGGCAGCTATTGGAGCATGCCCCATTCTGTGAGAGGGACCTAAGGAAGCCGGAAAACCTTGAAACCCATGATCAGCTTGGAGATTACAAAGTCCTGATCAGGAAAGAAGGACTAATTTATCCCTATCATTTTGCTTCTCATCCTTTTGATGTTATAGGATGGGATGGATTTCACTATCCCTATGCATTTTCAATTCACGACTTTGAACCTATTACCGGCAGAATTCATCAACCACCCCCAGTACATCAGACTTTTGAAGGACATAATTTTGTGCTTTGTGCATTTGTCCCGAGATTATATGATTATCATCCCGGTTCAATTCCTGTGCCTTATAATCATTCCAACGTCGATTCTGACGAGGTACTTTACTACGTGGATGGTGAATTTATGAGCAGGAAACATGTAAAACGCGGACAATTTACCCTTCATCCTATCGGCATAGTTCATGGTCCTCATCCGGGTACCGTTGAGCGTAGCCTTGGGGCAAAAGAGACCAGGGAGCTGGCAGTAAT
- a CDS encoding SRPBCC family protein: MRRLEFISVIPGNLLSVWDFFSSPSNLSRITPAEMNFRIQTPLPDTMYEGMFIGYKVNPFPGFRVSWLTEITHIEQGKFFIDEQRSGPYQIWHHEHHFRLVEGGVEMRDILIYKVPLGFLGNILDKMFIFGRVKAIFSYREQIVKHIFPGA; encoded by the coding sequence CTGCTATCGGTCTGGGATTTCTTTTCTTCACCATCAAATTTAAGTAGGATTACCCCGGCTGAAATGAATTTTAGGATTCAAACTCCTCTTCCTGATACCATGTATGAAGGAATGTTTATTGGATACAAGGTTAATCCATTTCCGGGGTTCAGGGTCTCCTGGTTGACAGAAATTACACATATTGAGCAAGGGAAATTTTTTATTGATGAGCAGCGAAGCGGTCCCTACCAGATATGGCACCATGAGCATCATTTCAGGTTAGTTGAAGGCGGGGTTGAAATGAGGGATATCCTGATTTACAAGGTTCCTTTAGGTTTTCTTGGTAACATTCTGGATAAAATGTTCATTTTTGGAAGGGTAAAGGCAATCTTCTCCTACAGGGAACAGATTGTGAAACATATTTTCCCAGGGGCTTAG